Within Sorghum bicolor cultivar BTx623 chromosome 2, Sorghum_bicolor_NCBIv3, whole genome shotgun sequence, the genomic segment TCGTCGGCGCGCTCCATGATGGACGCCAGGTTCACCAGCAGCAGCGTCCGCCGCCGGTCACGCTCCTGCTGCTGATCCATATCCTGCAAGCTGGCTCTCCCAGCTCCGGTCTCTCTCGATGGAATCAAAGAGGGCGTGACGCGTGAGCTCAGCTGAGCTTGCTGGCCATTCCTAGTCCCTGTTCCCCCACCTCTCTCCCCTCCGGCGACCCGCAATCTCTGCTGCTCGACTCTTAGCGGGAAATTCTATATTGCGAGCTTTCTCATCTCAGACGTACGCGTTGGACTTTGTTTGGCCTATTTGTTACTCACTGACATGTTGGGCATGGCCATGGGGTCAGCTCTTCAGTGAAGAGAATCTAACGGCCACGAAGAtttgggccgtgtttagttacttaagcaaaaaaatttcgcgacactgtagtactttcgtttgtttgtgataattattgtcaaccatagactaactaggcttaaaaagatCCGTCTCATAAATTTAGactaaattgtacaattagtttttatttttgtctatatttaatactccatacatgcgtttaaatattcgatgtgacggaaaatcttaaaaaattttggtttttggagtgaaagtaaacaaggccttgataagAGTGAAATTGTCCAACTTGTCTGCGGGATTCATATAGGTTCCCAAAGTCTTAAAATACACATTTAGGTCCCTGAAAATAGTTTGGGTCACATTGAGGTCCGAACGGGTGTTTAGCCGACCTGATTTTTGACATGACATGCTGAGTCAACACTTATATGGATCTGATAGATTGAACCCATAGGTCAACAAGAAGACTcaattttggaaaaaaaaattcaaatcttTTCATACAACCACAAGTTAAGGTAATTCTTATATGAAAATTGTAGTTTTCGATGAGACCTATCATTCTCTAGTTTTGAGTTTTGTCATTTCAGGTCGTTTACCAAGCTTGTTGATTTAGAAAAatgatattttatatattgtcggATAAAAATATATTGTATATGAAAATTGTAGTGTTTGATATAATCTATAACTttctactttcaagttttattaTTCAAGATCGGTAAGATGTTCAAGAAAATACTATAAACTTTCAACAACATATTAATTCCATACCAAACTGGTACGATATCGAATAAATATTCTTAGTACGACTCCATCCATTTTAGTGTGAAACTTATCGAGTTAGAGCAGCATCAAACAAGGGTTTATTTGGGATTGTTCCAGAAACTTTGCTCTACAAACTCTATCtagagcagctccacaaaaattAGAGTGTCTAGAGCACCATTTTAAATACTCTCACAATTCCATCTTTCTCCTATAGCAGAGTTTTTGAAGTTACATTTTGTTCTTTTCTTTGGAAAAACATGAAGCAGAGTAGTTCTCtaattagggccttgtttagatgcgaaatttttttggatttcgctactgtagcattttcgtttgtttgtggtaaatattgtctaattatagactaactagagttaaaagatttgtctcgcggtttacaggtaaactgtataattagtttttatttttatatatatttaatgtttcatgtatgtgtcgcaatattcgatgtggcagagaatcttgaaaactttttaatttttaaggtgaactaaacaaggcctaggctcTAAGCCCTAAGTTACCCAGCTTGAAGCCCTAAAGCCCAAGACAAAGAGCCCAATCGAGGCCAGCAGCAAAGGCCTTCGTTCCCCTTCCTGTCTTCCTGTTCCTCGCTTCCGTTACCTTACCTCTCGTCATTTTCCCCATTTTCCTCGCACTCGCACTCATCGACGTGGTCTCCGCGCCGCCGCACCCCATCACAGCCCACCCGCACCTGCGATCCATCGTCCAAACCCTACACCGCCCCCGCCGCCTCCGACTCGCCCCCTGATGGCAGGACAACCCCGCGAGCGCGGGAGTCGCTCGTCCCGGAAGGGCCGCTCCGCCCGCGCGGTGCCCGCACCGGCGCCCCCGCCGGCCTCTGATCCCGATCCGGCCGCCGGAGAGGATGCGGCTCCGTGGCTCCGCGCCACGGCGGACGAGCTTGAGGAGCGCCTGCTCAAGAGGCTGGATGAGGCGTACGCGGCGGCCCTGGCCCGCCTCGCCGACCTCGGCCACGGCGAGGAGGCATCCCTCGAGGCCGTCCTCCACTCGGGCCACTGCTACGGCAAGCTCAACGACCCCGTGTCCAACATCGTCGCCAACGCCCGCGCCTACCTCTCCGACCCTAACCACGCCACCGCGTCCGGTGGCTTCGCCGACCTCCGACGCCTCGAGGAGTACTCCCTAGCGGGGCTTGTCTGCCTCCTCCAGAGCAGCCGCCCTACCCTCACCCGCGCCGAGGCCTTGTGGTGCCTTCTCTCCAGTGACCTCCGTCTTGAAGAAGCGATCGCCATAGGCAGCTCTCTCAATGGTGAACCCTCATCTACTGCTGTTCCTGCCGAGAGTGAGGAGCTCCCCCCAGCCGTGGCGGAGATTGCACAGCGTGGATGCATCCACTACCATAACACCACAGCCGCAGCAGCTCAGGACCCCACTCTTTTTGACCCAGAAGCCTTCATGAGACTCGCGATACGCCAGGGTCCTGCTGCAGCCACCATCTCCTGCCTGAAGGCCGCCGGTTGGTCACGGTCCAGCGGCACCATACAAGAAGGCCAGCCCAAGGAATCGTTTGCCAAAAAGCTCTCAACTGAGGAGCTCATCGAGTCTGTTGTTGCAGAGCTTGAGGCACTGGACATTGACAAGAAGGATCCACCAGATGCGAATCCTGACCCAAAGAACCAGATGGCGCGAGACCTCATTAAGCAGACAAGAGAGATGGAGGCGCAACTCAAGGAGCGAAGGGAATGGGCGCAGGGAAAGGCAATACAGGCTGCTCGCAAGCTTGGTGCTGATCTTACTGAGCTGCGTGTGCTGCGGATGGAACATGATGAGAACCAGCGGCGTAAGAAGGAAAAGCAGGTGATGGAGGATGACACAATGAAGCGCCTTGCTCATCTAGAGAATGAGCTGAAGAAAAAGAGTGGGCAGCTTGACCGGAGTAACGCAACTGTGCAGAGGCTGGAAATGGAGAATGCAGAGATACGTGCTGAGATGGAAGCTGCAAAACTGAGTGCATCAGAGACTGAAAAACAATGTCAGGGTCTCTTAAGGAAAGAGAAGAAGGATAGCAAAAGGCTTGAAGTCTGGGAGCGTCAGAAAGCGAAGCTGAAGGAGGACATAGCTGATTGCAAGACAAAGATTACACAAGCTGAAAGGGAGCTTGCTGAGGTCAACAAGGCAATAAAAAATATGGAGGTTAGGAAGAACTTGCACATTCATCACTCCGATTCTTTTATATTATAATTCCATATTTTTCTGTTTTGATATGTATTAGGTGGTAAGAGTCATATGTCAGAAGCTTTCTACTAGGAGAGATTGAATATCTACGCTTTAGCATTGACTACTGTTCTGGCGTGTTTTGTAAATTCATTCATAGGACTAGCACATCCAGCCAGCTCAACCTAGTGTTAGTGTGACCCTGAGCCACTACCTAGCTAGTTTCTTGCGTTATGTATTAGGTTTGGAGAGTTTTGTAAGTACTCAGGTGTGTTATTTTGTTTTGATTGATGTCTATATTATTAATTTCCTCGTTATGCAATCCCTACCTTTGTAAGGAATAATTCAGGCAATGACGCCTAGTTCAGTGGCTATTTAGTATCACATTTGTGAATTTATTTGTCAGTGACACGGGACTCCTGAACCGCACATCAGTGAGATAAAAAGTCACAAATCTTGAGTTACCACTGCATGCCATATCCTAAATCATCCCCTTTAAAGAAGGGGTTGTCAGTGTAAGAAGGAATTATCAGGAACTCACTCTCTTTCGAACCCCCTAGGCACAGCTGACTATCTGTGTGACAGCTCTATGTTGTTGGGGTCGGCCAGGACCCCAAAACCTCCTACCTCACTCATATCCCATCCATCCTTAAACCCTAGGCCATATCTATTTGGAATTACAGATCGGTCCTTATAAGAGACAGCTAACCCATTGAATTATTAGGTGATCCTGAATGGATTATAGGGTCCTCTTGTAGGAGACTAGGGGTGTTTAATGAAGAATTGCTGGTGAAAATAGATTTCAGAGGAAACCAGGGACTAAAGGTCTCTTCATCTGATTGCATATATCCATATGTTAATGAAACTTGGAAGGCAATAAATAATTAAACATACAATCAGGGATCCAAACAATTGTGTCTTGGCGATGGAGTGTATTGCTtcaggcatagatagcatagaACTACCCCATGCTTCATCTTGGTTGGTTTTAGAGGGTTCCACAACCTGTAATAAGTGCATGCACTTTTGAACTATCAGGTCACAAAATGcatatttaatatatttttggTGTGCAAATGCTACTCCAAGCTATAATTATTTGGATGAGTTTTAGAATTTGGGGTGTCCTAAGTGATTATCTGTGCATGTCAATGGCAGTGTGCTATGGGTTTTCCCTTTATTATGCGTTAGTCATGTGTATTGTTTACTGGGAGAGTAAGAAGATGCAGAAATGTGGTGTCCACAATCATTAATTAGTTATCACTTGGGTTTGCTAAGTTTCTGGTATTATGATGTTGGCAGCAGATGATCATTAGCTATGTGATCCATTCTGTGCATGTTTTAGTTTTGACGTTGCTGTGAAGGACAAAAAAGT encodes:
- the LOC8056182 gene encoding MND1-interacting protein 1 — protein: MAGQPRERGSRSSRKGRSARAVPAPAPPPASDPDPAAGEDAAPWLRATADELEERLLKRLDEAYAAALARLADLGHGEEASLEAVLHSGHCYGKLNDPVSNIVANARAYLSDPNHATASGGFADLRRLEEYSLAGLVCLLQSSRPTLTRAEALWCLLSSDLRLEEAIAIGSSLNGEPSSTAVPAESEELPPAVAEIAQRGCIHYHNTTAAAAQDPTLFDPEAFMRLAIRQGPAAATISCLKAAGWSRSSGTIQEGQPKESFAKKLSTEELIESVVAELEALDIDKKDPPDANPDPKNQMARDLIKQTREMEAQLKERREWAQGKAIQAARKLGADLTELRVLRMEHDENQRRKKEKQVMEDDTMKRLAHLENELKKKSGQLDRSNATVQRLEMENAEIRAEMEAAKLSASETEKQCQGLLRKEKKDSKRLEVWERQKAKLKEDIADCKTKITQAERELAEVNKAIKNMEKKIREDTRVKEENMVLLEEERRKKEAAKADSDRRLEELRRKKEVESQCYKDDLHRLQDELSRLQKSAGATQQAVPSTNFTGTANRSAARAPKQQPIQRPQPASNRSLPPPAQKPSRRRDCVVCKKEEACVILLQCAHQVLCVGCNKLHEDKGISRCPCCSAEVEERIRVFGASSN